The following are encoded together in the Capsulimonas corticalis genome:
- a CDS encoding type II toxin-antitoxin system VapC family toxin has translation MPYCLDTNVLLRWTEPGTPMCEQARVAVKALRAQGEAVSILPQNIVEFWAAATRPPSANGLGLTPAQADAEIGKLEALFPLLADTPMIHPEWRRLVVSCGVSGIQAHDARIAAALRTHGVTHLLTFNVRDFKRYGVSAVLPLDVPIAP, from the coding sequence ATGCCTTACTGTTTGGACACGAATGTCCTCCTGCGGTGGACCGAGCCGGGTACGCCGATGTGCGAGCAGGCGCGCGTTGCCGTGAAGGCGCTAAGAGCCCAGGGCGAGGCAGTCTCGATCCTGCCTCAGAACATCGTCGAGTTCTGGGCGGCCGCGACGCGCCCTCCCTCCGCCAACGGCCTGGGGCTGACGCCCGCGCAGGCCGACGCTGAGATCGGCAAGCTCGAAGCGCTCTTTCCGCTGCTTGCCGACACCCCGATGATTCACCCGGAATGGCGCAGACTCGTGGTTTCCTGCGGCGTCAGCGGCATCCAGGCGCACGACGCCCGGATCGCGGCCGCGCTCCGAACCCACGGCGTGACGCATCTGCTAACATTCAACGTCCGCGACTTCAAGCGCTACGGCGTCAGCGCCGTTCTTCCCCTGGACGTTCCGATCGCTCCCTGA
- a CDS encoding serine/threonine-protein kinase — translation MYLKGDAYQQVATAWYGASQYTTQPPSEAACPPFRTVGGDVGLEAGAVLAGRYRLEQPLGSGAFATVRAAWDLALFRHVAVKIYSSVDAGPISVDEARLQATCQHPNLMPLYDAGSDSLLGASFLVMPLYPGADLAATLNQLGPLPFRAAVLCADQICSALDFLWRMRQTPHGDVKPSNIWLTQSGAALLMDFNLPGLMARSGLSCAGTPGFTAPEVFWGRRDQRSDIFSLGCVLYQCLSGQAPFSDDSVAASGQFVPLRRLRPEIWPDLENVVQTALQTDPDKRYQSAREMQSALRRRKSVDGISWLTAVWHGVFTCSGMLLRIAAWVYRMAWKHLGQFVRHACKKPGQALVEAVLLLIATQAARGWLEGHRQQIISLLIGASCLAMIGTTVAAKLRNGARSGR, via the coding sequence ATGTATTTAAAGGGAGACGCTTACCAGCAGGTGGCGACCGCGTGGTATGGCGCTAGTCAATACACAACTCAGCCACCCTCCGAAGCAGCATGTCCTCCATTCCGGACGGTCGGTGGGGACGTCGGTTTAGAGGCCGGCGCGGTGCTTGCCGGCCGGTACCGCCTCGAACAGCCGCTGGGCTCCGGAGCATTCGCAACCGTACGCGCCGCCTGGGATCTGGCTCTCTTTCGCCATGTTGCGGTGAAGATCTACTCCAGCGTGGACGCAGGTCCGATATCGGTGGACGAGGCCAGGCTTCAAGCGACATGCCAGCATCCCAACTTGATGCCTCTTTACGACGCCGGCAGCGACTCGCTCCTCGGCGCGTCCTTCCTGGTAATGCCGCTCTATCCCGGCGCTGACCTCGCAGCGACGCTGAATCAGCTTGGCCCGCTGCCATTCCGAGCCGCCGTTCTCTGCGCGGATCAGATATGCAGTGCACTTGACTTTCTTTGGCGGATGCGCCAGACGCCCCATGGAGACGTCAAGCCGTCGAACATCTGGCTGACGCAAAGCGGCGCGGCGCTGCTGATGGATTTCAACCTGCCTGGTTTGATGGCGCGCAGTGGTTTGTCCTGCGCCGGAACACCGGGTTTTACGGCGCCTGAAGTCTTTTGGGGGCGACGCGATCAACGCTCGGACATATTCTCACTCGGTTGCGTGCTCTACCAGTGCCTCTCCGGGCAGGCGCCGTTTTCAGACGACAGCGTGGCGGCATCAGGCCAATTTGTTCCTTTGCGACGGCTGCGGCCGGAGATATGGCCGGACCTTGAGAACGTTGTCCAAACAGCGCTGCAGACCGATCCCGACAAACGATACCAATCGGCCAGAGAGATGCAGTCCGCCCTCCGGCGGCGCAAGAGTGTTGATGGCATTTCGTGGCTAACGGCGGTTTGGCACGGCGTATTCACCTGCTCAGGGATGCTGCTGCGCATCGCCGCCTGGGTTTATCGGATGGCCTGGAAGCATCTTGGCCAGTTTGTGCGCCATGCGTGCAAAAAGCCGGGTCAGGCGCTGGTCGAAGCGGTTCTCCTGCTGATTGCCACCCAAGCGGCGCGGGGATGGCTGGAAGGGCATCGACAGCAGATCATCTCTCTGCTCATCGGCGCATCGTGCCTCGCGATGATCGGAACAACCGTGGCCGCGAAACTGCGGAATGGCGCGCGATCTGGGAGGTGA
- a CDS encoding reverse transcriptase domain-containing protein has protein sequence MTYDFQDMRPTALARTSPVESVTLEIVNGPEAGRIIAVSTLPCRLGRAGRSEIVLADPDNPPGLSREHATLEVSGGALVLRDNSVNGTRVGDRWLSRGEAVEWMGGELLQLGPSLQIRRTSGDALQVKSDAAGTGARTEASPTRPGAMRAFLTSPDTLTAAWRRVELNRGAAGPDNVTVAEFSQDASGRLAALRGQLTRGRYTPLPPRIFAAPKRSGGVRRIAILSVSDRVVQQAIHMALQPLLEPIFPPCSYAYRPGVCAHHALRRIDGHLRQGLHWVAETDIAAFFDTIVHAILLEKLSNHAPDPFLLSLISNCLAVGASTPGLGLAQGAAMSPLLSNLYLSEFDAHMLEGGWNPVRYGDDLLFVGESRTRAQAALAEAEGYLRSRLQLSLQPEKTGVAPLARGFTFLGYRFTEEGRRPSPHSIGRLRERLEDVSPEQATAVKRGWANYFGEVPSEQKISAPLRLDAEWMSRFLLLFGGREDAHARQGGGRFVPCAGPLSPVDVQEHLAGSETLAAYLLKRDGMVRTVVMDIDAVRGDGAESQMEPVIAFADDLRQICRLFGVPCALEDSGRRGRHLWLFFSEPVPPERARRLARLLAVRAGFPKPRVRLEILPRHTAWPGPELGDAVKLPFGVHPVTGRRCHLLDSDGEAIIDPMDALNGIGLIEASGIEGLIASLGKTTQRTHSGESALKQEGRPARSAPESEEGSPVERLMAGCGVVRALADRARTTGHLRHTHNLILLYTAGRLGAPGAAFVHQTVGQCRNYEARICQGYLDRLDTQHAPLSCHRIREWLEEEGEMDLCTCPKSRKAPLDCVAEAPTAKPLGGTARTKKPRPSAPVLPSEADPELRDAWSDVESDLFSQRLEVLGEDVEEIREEQ, from the coding sequence ATGACCTACGATTTTCAAGATATGCGGCCGACCGCGCTGGCGCGAACCAGTCCTGTTGAAAGCGTCACCTTAGAAATCGTGAACGGTCCAGAGGCGGGACGCATTATCGCTGTCAGCACTCTGCCCTGCCGCTTGGGGCGCGCTGGACGGTCCGAAATCGTCCTGGCGGATCCAGACAATCCGCCCGGACTTTCGCGCGAACACGCTACGCTGGAGGTGTCAGGCGGCGCGCTAGTGTTGCGGGACAACAGCGTCAATGGCACTCGCGTTGGCGATCGGTGGCTGAGCCGGGGCGAGGCGGTGGAATGGATGGGAGGCGAGCTCCTGCAGCTCGGCCCATCGCTCCAGATCCGCCGGACAAGCGGAGACGCCCTGCAAGTCAAGTCTGATGCCGCTGGGACCGGCGCCCGCACAGAAGCGTCGCCGACAAGGCCCGGAGCGATGCGCGCGTTCCTGACGAGCCCCGACACACTGACGGCCGCATGGCGGCGCGTGGAATTGAATCGCGGGGCTGCGGGACCGGACAATGTCACTGTGGCGGAGTTCAGTCAGGACGCCTCTGGGAGGCTGGCCGCGCTGCGCGGCCAGCTGACTCGGGGCCGGTATACGCCGCTGCCGCCACGGATCTTCGCCGCACCCAAGCGCAGTGGCGGCGTTCGCAGGATCGCGATCCTGAGCGTCTCCGATAGGGTTGTGCAGCAGGCGATACACATGGCGCTCCAGCCGCTGCTGGAGCCGATATTTCCTCCGTGCAGCTATGCCTATCGCCCTGGCGTATGCGCCCATCACGCACTGAGGCGCATTGACGGACATTTGCGCCAGGGGCTGCACTGGGTCGCGGAGACGGACATCGCCGCCTTCTTTGACACCATTGTCCACGCAATCCTTCTGGAAAAGCTGTCCAATCACGCTCCCGACCCCTTCCTGCTCTCGCTAATCTCGAACTGCCTCGCCGTAGGGGCCTCCACCCCTGGCCTCGGGCTTGCGCAGGGGGCGGCAATGTCGCCGCTCCTGAGCAACCTGTACCTGTCCGAGTTTGACGCCCACATGCTGGAGGGCGGCTGGAATCCGGTGCGCTACGGCGATGACCTTCTCTTTGTCGGAGAGTCGCGGACGCGAGCGCAGGCGGCGCTGGCAGAGGCCGAAGGATATCTTCGCTCCCGTCTTCAGCTGTCGCTGCAGCCGGAGAAGACCGGTGTCGCTCCGCTGGCCAGAGGCTTCACGTTTCTAGGATATCGCTTCACGGAAGAAGGACGCCGTCCTTCTCCGCATTCCATTGGCCGCCTGCGGGAACGGCTGGAGGATGTCTCTCCTGAGCAGGCGACTGCCGTGAAGCGGGGATGGGCAAATTATTTTGGCGAGGTTCCCTCGGAGCAAAAAATCTCCGCTCCGCTCCGTTTGGACGCCGAGTGGATGTCGCGATTCCTCCTCCTGTTTGGGGGACGCGAAGATGCTCACGCACGACAGGGCGGCGGCCGTTTTGTTCCCTGTGCGGGTCCGCTGTCTCCTGTGGATGTCCAGGAACATTTAGCGGGTTCAGAGACACTGGCGGCTTACTTGCTGAAGCGGGACGGGATGGTGCGCACCGTTGTGATGGACATCGACGCCGTGCGCGGGGATGGCGCTGAATCGCAGATGGAGCCTGTCATCGCGTTCGCGGATGATCTCCGGCAGATCTGTCGTCTGTTCGGCGTTCCATGCGCTCTGGAAGACAGTGGCCGGCGCGGCCGGCATCTCTGGCTCTTCTTTTCCGAACCGGTCCCGCCGGAACGCGCACGCCGGCTTGCGCGGCTTTTGGCCGTCCGCGCCGGATTTCCGAAGCCCCGCGTCAGGCTGGAAATCCTACCGCGGCATACGGCTTGGCCGGGTCCAGAACTGGGCGACGCCGTGAAACTGCCATTCGGCGTTCATCCTGTCACGGGGCGGCGCTGCCACCTTTTGGATAGTGATGGGGAAGCTATCATCGATCCCATGGATGCTCTGAACGGGATCGGCTTGATTGAGGCTTCCGGGATAGAGGGGCTGATTGCTTCACTGGGGAAGACCACCCAACGGACCCATTCAGGCGAGTCTGCCTTGAAACAGGAGGGGAGACCTGCGCGCAGCGCGCCGGAATCCGAGGAAGGGAGCCCCGTGGAGCGTCTCATGGCTGGTTGCGGAGTCGTCCGCGCACTGGCTGACCGCGCCCGAACGACGGGGCATCTGCGTCATACCCACAACCTGATCCTGCTTTACACAGCGGGGCGGCTCGGCGCTCCCGGGGCGGCGTTCGTGCACCAGACCGTCGGGCAGTGTCGTAACTATGAGGCGCGGATTTGCCAGGGGTACCTGGATCGGCTGGACACCCAGCACGCACCGCTCTCCTGCCATCGCATTCGTGAGTGGCTTGAAGAAGAAGGGGAGATGGACCTCTGTACCTGCCCCAAGAGCCGCAAAGCGCCTCTGGACTGCGTAGCCGAGGCGCCGACCGCAAAGCCGCTTGGCGGGACTGCCCGGACAAAGAAGCCGCGCCCTTCCGCGCCTGTATTGCCTTCAGAGGCTGATCCGGAATTGCGAGACGCTTGGAGCGATGTCGAATCGGACCTGTTCTCGCAGCGTCTGGAAGTTTTGGGTGAGGATGTGGAGGAGATTAGGGAAGAGCAATGA
- the cas1 gene encoding CRISPR-associated endonuclease Cas1, translating to MITLYVREQGAGIRRSGQRLIVYKGQQALQTTRLRDLERLVLFGNVDLTASACASLLEMGVETVLLSYGGKFRGRLTPPDAKNVFLRQTQFRRYEDMEFRLRIARAIVAGKVRNARSVLQQYVWNHPAPSLTAAIDRLQATRERIGRHASLDALLGAEGEAASVYFAAFGTMLRTGFAFTTRTRRPPRDPVNAVLSFAYTLLSTEMAGALASQGLDPHVGILHDLDYGRPSLALDLLEEFRQPVADRLALSLFNRGVLANGHFDDRGEAGVLLNDAGRSRFLEFYHRTLETEFQFSGGKTCYREIFRFQARRMRIALENETDYITYAAR from the coding sequence ATGATCACGCTTTACGTTCGAGAGCAAGGGGCGGGCATACGGCGAAGCGGGCAGAGGCTGATCGTTTACAAGGGACAGCAGGCGCTCCAGACCACCCGGCTGCGTGATTTGGAGCGCCTGGTCCTCTTCGGCAATGTTGATCTGACTGCGTCCGCGTGTGCATCGCTGCTGGAAATGGGCGTCGAGACGGTCCTGCTGTCTTACGGCGGCAAGTTTCGCGGGCGTCTCACTCCTCCCGACGCCAAGAACGTATTTCTGCGGCAGACGCAGTTTCGCCGTTACGAAGACATGGAGTTCCGGCTGCGCATCGCCCGCGCGATCGTCGCGGGCAAGGTGCGGAACGCACGGTCTGTTCTCCAGCAGTATGTATGGAATCATCCCGCCCCATCCTTGACAGCTGCAATAGATCGGCTCCAGGCGACAAGAGAAAGGATAGGGAGACACGCGAGCCTGGACGCGCTGCTCGGAGCGGAGGGAGAAGCAGCGAGCGTATACTTCGCCGCCTTTGGAACGATGCTGCGCACCGGCTTTGCCTTCACCACACGGACGCGCCGCCCGCCGCGCGACCCGGTCAACGCGGTGCTGAGCTTCGCGTACACGCTCCTGAGCACGGAGATGGCGGGCGCTCTGGCGTCGCAGGGCCTCGATCCGCACGTCGGGATCCTGCACGATCTCGATTATGGCCGCCCGTCTTTGGCGCTCGATCTCCTGGAGGAATTCCGCCAGCCTGTCGCGGACCGGCTGGCGCTAAGCCTGTTCAACCGGGGAGTGCTGGCCAACGGCCATTTCGACGACCGAGGAGAAGCCGGCGTGCTGCTGAATGATGCGGGACGCTCTCGCTTTCTTGAATTTTACCACCGGACTTTAGAAACCGAGTTTCAGTTTAGCGGAGGCAAGACCTGCTATCGTGAGATTTTCCGTTTTCAGGCTCGACGAATGCGAATTGCTCTTGAGAACGAGACTGATTATATCACTTATGCTGCACGTTAA
- the cas2 gene encoding CRISPR-associated endonuclease Cas2: MSTSVRSRYLIAYDITDDAKRTKLSKMLQDYGDRVQKSVFEADLTSQDIQAVMRKAAVYVGKEDSLRIYPMCANCRKGVHSLGQPLSSPTATFCIV, from the coding sequence ATGTCCACTAGTGTTCGAAGCCGTTATCTAATCGCTTATGATATTACGGATGACGCAAAGCGCACAAAACTTTCAAAGATGTTGCAGGATTACGGCGATCGAGTGCAGAAAAGCGTGTTCGAAGCGGACCTTACTTCCCAGGATATTCAGGCAGTAATGCGAAAGGCGGCCGTTTATGTCGGCAAGGAAGATAGCCTACGAATCTACCCGATGTGCGCGAACTGCAGAAAGGGCGTCCATTCATTAGGACAGCCCCTATCCAGTCCAACGGCGACTTTCTGTATTGTCTGA
- a CDS encoding Cas10/Cmr2 second palm domain-containing protein, which yields MSHKRYLGLIDLAGIQSFIFRQPDLKTIARSSEYIESLTSPEGILRDTQSDVTCMFAAGGNAAYLAEHPDLLKKAFQRISRNLLIYGQGIEAVAVICPYEAGALGNIYSSAWRDLDRHKLAAPRSTGLIAFPGLARSSKPQEVGKALTMDYGMRHPSQFSHIVCRSEMEDSDLMAVVSVDGLGMGRRLIRWSDRVKDEPDDVFCEMLARWSQNIKDRWKTAWEGSVKRLADEFGPEMRLDHEFHEGRPLYPIRDRDGIPFFPCRRLYQGGDDMSFLCDARLALSITSDLVTRLEHPDESVCPEFRRMTVSVGILFADSHFPIARGLALSNKVRSAAKKRSLEAQSRSGDQEASSALDWWINRQGSLNRQGEADFNSTLRPLIFNGVPSAGERTWRDFDEVILPGLWRLFKSRRNKLKDLMAAAEEDDRGAAVARFLALRPIKMDGRRIERPFGFLDAPFSPETGFSPGRRTPLLDAAELFDLHYPFHISQGTMPSSEEN from the coding sequence ATGTCACATAAGCGCTATCTGGGCTTGATCGATCTGGCTGGTATTCAGAGTTTCATCTTTCGGCAGCCTGATCTTAAGACAATTGCTCGTTCGTCGGAATATATTGAATCGCTTACATCTCCAGAAGGAATATTGCGTGATACTCAGTCTGACGTCACCTGCATGTTCGCTGCGGGCGGCAATGCTGCATATTTGGCGGAACACCCAGATTTACTAAAGAAGGCATTCCAGCGTATTAGCCGAAACCTGCTGATCTATGGGCAGGGAATCGAAGCTGTAGCGGTAATCTGCCCTTATGAAGCAGGGGCGCTTGGAAATATCTACTCCAGCGCGTGGCGAGACCTGGATCGTCACAAGCTGGCGGCGCCCCGCAGCACTGGCCTCATTGCCTTCCCAGGACTTGCACGCTCGTCAAAACCACAGGAAGTGGGAAAGGCTCTGACGATGGACTACGGTATGCGTCATCCTAGCCAGTTTTCTCATATAGTCTGCCGATCTGAGATGGAAGATTCGGACCTTATGGCTGTGGTCAGTGTTGATGGACTTGGCATGGGACGACGTCTGATCCGATGGAGTGATCGCGTTAAAGACGAACCGGATGATGTCTTTTGTGAAATGCTCGCTCGCTGGTCTCAGAATATCAAAGATCGATGGAAGACAGCCTGGGAGGGCTCCGTTAAGCGTCTTGCTGACGAGTTTGGTCCAGAGATGCGCCTCGATCATGAGTTTCATGAAGGGCGTCCTCTCTATCCTATTCGTGATCGCGATGGTATTCCATTCTTTCCCTGTCGGCGTCTCTATCAGGGAGGGGACGATATGAGTTTTTTATGCGATGCGCGTCTTGCCCTTTCCATAACCAGTGACCTTGTGACAAGGCTGGAGCATCCAGACGAATCGGTCTGCCCTGAGTTTCGTCGGATGACAGTCAGTGTCGGAATTCTCTTCGCCGATTCGCATTTTCCGATCGCGAGAGGGTTAGCGCTTTCAAATAAAGTGCGAAGTGCTGCGAAAAAACGATCCCTGGAGGCGCAAAGCCGATCAGGAGATCAAGAGGCGTCTTCTGCACTGGATTGGTGGATCAACCGTCAGGGCAGTCTCAACCGTCAGGGAGAAGCAGATTTCAATTCTACTCTGCGCCCTCTCATCTTTAACGGCGTTCCCTCTGCTGGAGAGCGGACATGGCGGGATTTTGATGAGGTGATACTGCCGGGGCTGTGGCGTCTCTTCAAAAGCAGGCGCAACAAGCTCAAAGACCTGATGGCGGCGGCTGAAGAAGATGATCGCGGCGCTGCTGTTGCGCGATTTCTGGCGCTGCGTCCGATCAAGATGGATGGACGGCGCATTGAGCGCCCGTTTGGATTTTTGGATGCTCCTTTCAGTCCGGAAACCGGATTTTCACCAGGGCGCCGTACTCCGCTTCTAGACGCTGCAGAGCTGTTTGATTTGCACTATCCTTTCCACATTTCGCAAGGGACGATGCCGTCGAGCGAGGAGAATTAG
- a CDS encoding RAMP superfamily CRISPR-associated protein has protein sequence MENRRALSARWTITADLVLISAAQIGSQESDYCDSTFARTSDGTPFLAGATLAGALRSALCDTLSGYRQSEPVAVGELFGALDHHESALILFDSFGCTADDPISAGIGCIAEASIRDGVRLDLETATALDGFKYDREILLPGCVFPLRFDLLIDAASDEGHLLSYFIAVLNSLANGEVHLGARKSRGLGKVACLSFRAIRYDLAQISGWREYAQSASHLAPLTPQVEAFSTPVQAISKAYQALPLTEINDNRSRLMVTLSVALASPLIIRSPGIHAADPDNVQLTEHGKALLSGASVAGALRAQAIRITQTLNFGASLVDDLFGTSPENMVRDDIGAMPMGSRIRVSEAYLEGAKTYEHTRDRIDRFTGGSVDGALFTESPVVGGLATLNIEVRNPKRADMALMTHLCRDLVEGLITIGGEAAAGRGCLTGSAILSKSGSVGSVRVAPGKVECDEPEALSECLKALLNEEDYNL, from the coding sequence ATGGAGAATAGGAGAGCGCTTAGCGCACGCTGGACAATTACAGCGGATCTTGTGCTGATTTCCGCCGCCCAAATTGGCAGCCAGGAATCTGACTACTGTGATTCAACATTTGCGCGTACTTCCGATGGAACGCCCTTTTTAGCGGGAGCAACGCTCGCGGGGGCACTGCGCAGCGCGCTGTGCGATACACTTTCGGGTTATCGCCAATCGGAGCCGGTAGCGGTGGGTGAGCTTTTCGGCGCGCTTGACCACCATGAGAGTGCTCTGATCCTATTCGACAGCTTTGGATGCACGGCTGACGATCCCATTAGCGCCGGGATTGGCTGCATCGCTGAAGCATCGATCCGTGACGGAGTTCGGTTGGATTTGGAAACAGCGACGGCCCTCGATGGTTTTAAGTACGACCGCGAAATCCTTCTGCCTGGCTGTGTTTTTCCGCTGCGTTTTGATCTTCTTATTGATGCCGCGTCCGATGAAGGCCATCTGCTTTCGTATTTCATTGCTGTACTGAACAGTCTCGCAAATGGTGAGGTCCATCTCGGCGCACGAAAATCGAGAGGTTTGGGAAAGGTCGCCTGTTTATCATTTCGAGCGATACGCTACGATCTTGCTCAAATTTCGGGCTGGCGTGAGTATGCGCAAAGCGCATCCCATCTGGCGCCGCTCACTCCTCAAGTTGAGGCGTTCAGCACTCCGGTTCAGGCAATCTCCAAAGCATATCAAGCGCTTCCACTTACTGAAATTAATGATAATCGGAGTCGCCTTATGGTGACTCTCAGTGTTGCATTAGCCAGTCCATTGATTATCAGGAGCCCAGGCATTCATGCCGCGGATCCAGATAACGTCCAGCTGACGGAGCATGGGAAGGCTTTGCTGAGCGGCGCATCGGTGGCTGGCGCTCTTCGAGCACAGGCCATACGGATCACACAGACACTCAATTTCGGAGCGTCATTAGTTGACGATCTTTTCGGGACATCGCCAGAAAATATGGTTCGCGATGATATCGGCGCAATGCCCATGGGCAGCCGAATTCGTGTGTCTGAGGCGTATCTTGAGGGAGCAAAGACATACGAGCACACGCGTGATCGTATTGATCGGTTTACGGGCGGTTCCGTTGATGGCGCTCTCTTTACCGAGAGCCCGGTTGTGGGCGGTTTGGCAACACTCAATATCGAGGTGCGCAACCCAAAGCGTGCGGATATGGCGCTGATGACTCATTTGTGCCGCGATCTGGTCGAGGGATTGATAACCATTGGTGGGGAAGCTGCGGCGGGGCGCGGCTGCCTGACTGGCTCCGCTATATTGAGCAAGTCTGGATCAGTAGGTTCGGTGCGAGTAGCTCCAGGTAAGGTCGAGTGCGATGAGCCTGAAGCGCTCTCAGAATGTCTGAAAGCGCTTTTGAATGAAGAAGA